From a region of the Helicobacter hepaticus ATCC 51449 genome:
- the ispG gene encoding flavodoxin-dependent (E)-4-hydroxy-3-methylbut-2-enyl-diphosphate synthase has translation MQRVKTKQIFVGNVAVGGDAPISVQSMTFSKTCDIEATKAQLDRLYFAGADMVRVAVSDPKDADALKDLKKVSPLPLIADIHFRYKFALIAAESVDCIRINPGNIGSKDRIKAVADACNARGIPIRIGVNGGSLEKQFEEKYGATPKGMVESALYNIKLLEDFGFSNIKISLKASDVLRTMEAYRMLRPLVDYPFHLGVTEAGTLPHSMIKSAMALGGLLMEGIGDTMRISITGELEEEIKVARLILQYSGRQKSGVSIVSCPTCGRIEANLVKMVQEVESRIKHIKIPLQVSVMGCAVNALGEAKHADIAIAFGNKDGLIIKEGKILCKLKEDQLLERFITEVEELAKQREEV, from the coding sequence GTGCAAAGGGTAAAAACAAAACAAATTTTTGTAGGAAATGTGGCAGTAGGCGGTGATGCACCTATTAGTGTGCAAAGTATGACTTTTAGTAAAACTTGTGATATAGAGGCGACAAAAGCACAGCTTGATAGATTATATTTTGCTGGGGCTGATATGGTGCGTGTGGCAGTGAGCGACCCAAAAGACGCAGATGCACTCAAAGATTTGAAAAAAGTCTCGCCCCTGCCACTTATCGCGGATATTCATTTTAGATATAAATTTGCACTTATTGCAGCAGAGAGCGTGGATTGTATCCGCATTAATCCGGGTAATATTGGCTCAAAAGATAGAATTAAAGCTGTGGCAGATGCGTGTAATGCACGAGGCATACCTATTCGTATCGGTGTAAATGGTGGGAGTTTAGAAAAACAATTTGAGGAAAAATATGGTGCAACTCCTAAAGGTATGGTTGAATCTGCGTTATACAACATCAAGCTTTTAGAGGATTTTGGCTTTAGTAATATTAAAATTTCACTTAAAGCAAGTGATGTGTTACGCACAATGGAGGCATATAGAATGTTGCGTCCATTGGTAGATTATCCTTTTCATTTAGGTGTTACAGAGGCTGGGACATTGCCCCATTCAATGATAAAAAGTGCTATGGCACTTGGTGGGCTACTTATGGAGGGTATTGGTGATACGATGAGAATCTCCATAACAGGTGAGCTTGAAGAAGAAATTAAAGTCGCGCGCCTCATACTTCAATACAGCGGACGACAAAAAAGCGGGGTAAGTATAGTGTCTTGCCCTACTTGTGGTCGGATTGAAGCGAATCTTGTCAAAATGGTGCAAGAAGTAGAATCTCGCATTAAACATATCAAAATACCTTTGCAAGTGAGTGTGATGGGCTGTGCTGTAAATGCTTTGGGTGAAGCTAAACACGCAGATATTGCTATTGCTTTTGGGAATAAAGATGGATTGATTATTAAAGAGGGGAAGATTCTCTGTAAGCTCAAAGAAGACCAATTACTTGAGCGATTTATCACAGAAGTGGAGGAACTTGCCAAGCAAAGAGAGGAAGTATAA
- the hypA gene encoding hydrogenase/urease nickel incorporation protein HypA has product MHEYSIVASLIQMCESHAKEHNAASIAKVCIAVGERSGVDSALVKSAFETFRLDSPLCQNTILEIQSQSVELECRDCGHYFQAQNLTYSTCPQCQSHNVIIAKGKELHLLSLELDIQS; this is encoded by the coding sequence ATGCACGAATATTCTATTGTCGCCTCACTGATACAAATGTGCGAATCCCACGCAAAAGAGCATAATGCTGCCTCTATTGCCAAAGTCTGCATCGCCGTTGGTGAGCGTAGTGGTGTAGATAGTGCGCTTGTAAAAAGTGCATTTGAGACTTTTAGACTTGATTCACCTTTGTGTCAAAATACTATTTTGGAAATACAATCCCAAAGCGTTGAACTAGAGTGTCGCGACTGCGGGCATTATTTTCAAGCACAAAATCTCACATATAGCACTTGTCCGCAGTGTCAAAGTCATAATGTCATCATCGCTAAGGGCAAAGAGCTGCATCTCCTTAGCCTTGAGCTTGATATACAATCTTAA
- the lpxB gene encoding lipid-A-disaccharide synthase: MQYQSAYTTPKRLFVSACEPSANLHLKFLAQNLDKSTHICGVFEPETFTNFPYASPSYTLKDFAIMGFFDVIKKLAFFKRAIKEMSELAAQCDVVLLMDSSSFNLPIAKTLKKNTTKVPVIYYILPQVWAWKPWRAKEIESVCDYLCAILPFELQMYPNAVAENRAFYVGHPLLDEIPTLKEQPLPLENGKIAFMPGSRKGEIKRIFPIFAAVAKEIANPKILVLPEHFKNLDKEAMHNIYGEDIHYFELSFDANSALLESSFAFVCSGTATLQATLIGTPLVLGYKTRTIDVMIARAFVKLKHIGLANILYNALHCGNPRTGEKEIHTELIQSSLTKENLLNIYHATNAHEFFAKAKEIRSYLACGSAERVIKLLDKLLKERGIYDL, translated from the coding sequence ATGCAATATCAAAGTGCTTATACCACGCCAAAACGCCTTTTTGTGAGTGCGTGTGAGCCCAGTGCGAATCTCCATCTTAAATTTCTTGCTCAAAATCTTGATAAATCCACTCACATCTGTGGTGTCTTTGAGCCAGAGACTTTTACCAATTTCCCTTATGCCTCGCCCTCTTATACGCTTAAAGATTTTGCAATTATGGGATTTTTTGATGTGATAAAAAAACTTGCTTTTTTTAAACGAGCCATTAAAGAAATGAGCGAACTTGCTGCGCAATGTGATGTAGTGCTTCTTATGGATAGCTCAAGCTTCAATTTGCCTATTGCCAAAACTCTTAAAAAAAATACTACCAAAGTGCCTGTTATATATTATATCTTACCACAAGTTTGGGCGTGGAAGCCGTGGAGAGCCAAAGAAATAGAATCTGTATGTGATTATTTATGTGCGATTTTGCCTTTTGAACTTCAAATGTATCCTAACGCAGTGGCTGAAAACAGAGCATTTTATGTTGGACACCCCTTGCTTGATGAGATTCCCACACTTAAAGAGCAACCCTTACCTCTTGAAAATGGAAAAATCGCCTTTATGCCCGGCAGCCGTAAAGGAGAGATAAAACGCATTTTTCCTATCTTTGCCGCTGTGGCAAAAGAGATTGCAAATCCTAAGATTCTCGTGCTACCTGAACATTTTAAAAATCTAGACAAAGAGGCAATGCACAACATTTATGGAGAGGATATACACTATTTTGAGCTTAGTTTTGATGCTAATAGTGCGCTTTTGGAGAGTAGTTTTGCCTTTGTTTGCTCTGGCACTGCCACGCTTCAAGCTACGCTCATTGGCACACCCCTTGTGCTTGGTTATAAGACGCGCACTATTGATGTAATGATTGCACGAGCCTTTGTGAAACTAAAACATATAGGACTTGCTAATATTCTTTATAATGCTCTGCATTGTGGGAATCCACGCACAGGTGAAAAAGAGATTCATACCGAACTTATCCAATCTTCGCTCACAAAAGAGAATCTGCTTAATATCTACCACGCTACAAATGCACACGAATTTTTTGCTAAAGCTAAGGAAATCCGCTCTTATCTTGCTTGCGGAAGTGCAGAAAGAGTAATTAAACTTCTCGATAAGCTATTAAAAGAAAGGGGAATTTATGACTTATAA
- a CDS encoding sodium-dependent transporter: MNHFSKIGFILAALGSSIGLGHIWRFPYIAGTNGGGAFVLLYLFLALSLGIAMLIGEMLIGNKGGGANAVKSYENLDVSSSKKWRLAGFTLIGGPIILSFYAIVLGWVFYYLFIVSFNLPSDMHTSETIFNTLYTNGFVPQTLGLLFVMGITAWVISRGVKKGIEALNLILTPLLFIIFFGLLLYAMSMDSFSKALHFMLSFDINEAKKALTLNVFIDSLGQVFFSLSLGVGIIITYAASSQSNQNLLKSALWVVLSGILIAIMAGLMIFTFVYEYNGAVGGGAGLIFITLPVMLSHLGIWGNVIAFLFLIAFSFAGITSAISLLEPAVMYVCETYHWSRAKATWSIAGAISALGIIIICSICTPMADYLTIGGKTLMDSIEFLSANIIMTLGGLLAVTFIGWAVPKAQLQQHTAHFFNNIAFTLWYIIMRYIAPLITIMILVAVSIKFFTGEDAVDFIFTSLGL; the protein is encoded by the coding sequence ATGAATCATTTTAGCAAAATTGGTTTTATCCTCGCTGCACTTGGAAGCTCTATCGGCTTAGGGCATATTTGGCGTTTTCCCTACATAGCAGGGACAAACGGCGGTGGTGCATTTGTCTTACTCTATTTATTTTTGGCACTCTCACTTGGCATTGCAATGCTTATTGGCGAAATGCTTATTGGGAACAAGGGGGGGGGCGCCAATGCTGTCAAAAGCTATGAAAATCTTGATGTGAGCTCAAGTAAAAAATGGCGTTTAGCTGGATTTACACTTATTGGCGGTCCTATTATCTTATCTTTTTATGCTATCGTGCTAGGCTGGGTGTTTTACTATCTCTTTATAGTGAGCTTTAACCTCCCTAGCGATATGCACACCTCTGAAACAATTTTTAATACCCTCTATACAAATGGTTTTGTGCCCCAAACACTTGGTTTGCTTTTTGTTATGGGAATCACAGCGTGGGTTATTTCGCGCGGTGTGAAAAAAGGTATTGAAGCCTTGAATCTTATCCTCACACCGCTTCTTTTCATTATATTTTTTGGCTTATTGCTCTATGCGATGAGTATGGATTCTTTTAGCAAAGCATTACATTTTATGTTGAGTTTTGATATAAATGAAGCAAAAAAAGCCCTCACACTTAATGTATTTATTGATTCTCTAGGGCAGGTGTTTTTCTCGCTTTCACTCGGGGTAGGTATCATCATCACTTATGCCGCTTCCTCGCAAAGCAATCAAAATCTCCTTAAAAGCGCACTTTGGGTAGTGCTATCTGGAATTTTAATCGCTATTATGGCTGGACTTATGATTTTTACTTTTGTATATGAATATAATGGAGCAGTAGGAGGAGGTGCTGGGCTTATTTTTATAACTTTGCCCGTTATGCTCTCTCATCTTGGTATATGGGGCAATGTCATCGCATTTTTATTCCTCATTGCCTTTAGTTTTGCAGGCATTACCTCTGCGATTTCACTCCTTGAACCCGCCGTTATGTATGTATGCGAAACTTACCATTGGAGCAGAGCAAAGGCAACTTGGAGCATTGCTGGAGCAATTAGCGCACTTGGTATAATTATTATTTGCTCTATTTGCACACCTATGGCAGATTATCTTACTATTGGTGGTAAAACGCTTATGGATAGCATTGAATTTCTCTCTGCAAATATCATTATGACACTCGGGGGACTTTTGGCTGTTACATTTATCGGCTGGGCTGTGCCAAAGGCTCAATTACAACAGCACACCGCACATTTTTTTAACAACATTGCTTTTACTCTTTGGTATATCATTATGCGCTATATTGCTCCGCTTATTACTATTATGATACTTGTAGCAGTGAGTATAAAATTTTTTACAGGAGAGGACGCGGTAGATTTTATTTTTACATCTTTAGGGCTGTGA
- a CDS encoding outer membrane beta-barrel protein, which translates to MKIKFLLGMILGFGFISSVYGAKSGVFIGADVGVNYHVSEGKVIFSSPGNAYTSESNDYLFDLSYGLRGGFQYYFTPKVGLRVVGAFGKGNYSEGEANDGETYGFFRYAGNVDFLYQFGSSEINQVGVFVGAGYEGIGGELKKLLDDTKGLPGHKYNTSGIFMNLGLQVIRDVHHQFDFIVRVPFYSYLERNFSTNTAQGNITINSSHKNNYSFNIAYTYVF; encoded by the coding sequence ATGAAAATAAAATTTCTTTTAGGAATGATTCTAGGCTTTGGCTTTATTTCTAGTGTTTATGGTGCAAAAAGTGGTGTGTTTATCGGGGCAGATGTGGGAGTAAATTACCATGTGTCGGAAGGAAAAGTAATATTCTCATCACCTGGTAACGCTTACACATCAGAAAGTAATGACTATTTATTTGATTTATCCTATGGACTAAGAGGAGGCTTTCAATACTACTTCACTCCTAAAGTAGGCTTAAGGGTAGTGGGAGCTTTTGGTAAGGGGAACTATTCTGAAGGTGAAGCTAATGATGGTGAGACTTATGGATTTTTTAGGTATGCGGGCAATGTGGATTTCCTCTATCAATTTGGCTCTAGTGAAATCAATCAGGTAGGAGTATTTGTTGGAGCAGGCTACGAGGGAATAGGAGGGGAGTTAAAAAAACTCTTAGATGATACAAAAGGATTACCCGGACATAAATACAACACGAGTGGGATTTTTATGAATCTTGGATTGCAGGTAATTAGAGATGTGCATCATCAATTTGATTTTATCGTTAGGGTTCCCTTTTATTCTTATCTTGAGAGGAATTTCTCAACGAACACTGCTCAAGGCAACATCACTATTAACTCTTCACACAAAAATAATTATTCTTTCAATATCGCTTACACCTATGTCTTTTAA
- a CDS encoding BspA family leucine-rich repeat surface protein: MKRLLFMVMFVIMSVFMWIGCKDSKNYTYHPKDREELLKLVRDKSIKLNEIDTSAITDMSFLFARFSIEQCHDLFAEYFEHIESFVILAIEEQAAQKGESYTPTDTDRENIKNNLIAQWETKKQKCINNARERIDFSGIQSWDTSKVVDMSYMFGGVKEFNQPLNTWNVSSVQNMNGMFIGTALNQLLNAWDTSNVEDMGAMFARSAFNQPLNTWNVSKVKDMSFMFYESTHFNQPLNDWDISQVMDMNFMFQNAKSFKQNLESWGERLNPQVQTYLIFDNSPLYANPPKWYKKLVGKKENK, from the coding sequence ATGAAAAGATTATTATTTATGGTGATGTTTGTAATAATGAGTGTATTTATGTGGATTGGTTGCAAAGATTCTAAAAATTATACATATCACCCAAAGGATAGAGAGGAACTCTTAAAGCTTGTGCGTGATAAGAGTATAAAACTTAATGAAATTGATACGAGCGCTATCACAGATATGAGCTTTCTTTTTGCTCGTTTTAGCATAGAGCAATGCCACGACTTATTTGCAGAGTATTTTGAGCATATAGAATCATTTGTGATTCTTGCTATTGAGGAGCAAGCAGCACAAAAAGGAGAAAGTTATACTCCCACAGATACAGATAGAGAAAATATTAAAAATAACCTCATAGCCCAATGGGAGACAAAGAAGCAAAAGTGTATTAATAATGCGAGGGAGCGAATAGATTTTAGCGGGATACAATCGTGGGATACGAGTAAAGTTGTAGATATGAGCTATATGTTTGGCGGTGTGAAGGAGTTTAATCAACCACTTAACACTTGGAATGTCTCTTCCGTGCAAAATATGAATGGTATGTTTATAGGAACCGCATTGAATCAGCTCTTAAATGCTTGGGATACGAGTAATGTGGAGGATATGGGCGCGATGTTTGCTAGGAGCGCGTTTAATCAACCACTTAACACTTGGAATGTAAGCAAAGTAAAAGATATGAGTTTTATGTTTTATGAAAGCACACATTTTAATCAACCTTTGAATGATTGGGATATTTCGCAGGTTATGGATATGAATTTTATGTTTCAAAATGCTAAAAGTTTTAAGCAAAATCTTGAGAGTTGGGGTGAGAGGCTTAATCCTCAAGTCCAGACATATTTAATCTTTGATAACTCACCTTTATATGCAAACCCACCCAAATGGTATAAAAAGCTCGTAGGTAAAAAGGAGAATAAATGA
- a CDS encoding tetratricopeptide repeat protein produces MRFHNRIIQWCLALVMVTMCIWANEQDEVLQNNIEEVQNSQESPLIKGIRAADTDFYQGVVLWVKNIDDASTFLKKACDARHPGACLYLGNYYEAKSQNKRDLQHNLTESAHYYKLGYDNSLEACKEGAIEWCAIQAVALIDGRGVEKDVAKGLEYLEIMCERDIQSACSMLGSYYFYGVNVQKDLDKAKEFNQKALELDSKACDEHRMYACVLSAEIYQQGLSVPQDLSKAKNYYHRACDLHNQFACDYVQKLK; encoded by the coding sequence ATGAGATTCCACAATCGTATTATTCAATGGTGTTTAGCTTTGGTTATGGTAACAATGTGTATATGGGCAAATGAGCAAGATGAAGTTTTGCAAAATAATATTGAAGAAGTCCAAAATAGCCAAGAAAGCCCTTTGATTAAAGGCATACGAGCAGCCGATACTGATTTTTACCAAGGTGTAGTGTTATGGGTAAAAAATATTGATGATGCAAGCACATTCCTCAAAAAAGCTTGTGATGCTAGACACCCCGGGGCGTGTTTGTATTTGGGGAATTATTATGAAGCCAAGTCGCAAAATAAGAGAGATTTACAACACAATCTTACAGAATCTGCGCATTATTATAAACTTGGCTATGATAATAGTCTAGAAGCTTGTAAAGAAGGTGCAATAGAATGGTGTGCCATACAGGCAGTGGCACTTATTGATGGACGCGGTGTGGAAAAAGATGTGGCAAAAGGTTTAGAATACTTAGAAATTATGTGTGAGCGTGATATACAGAGTGCGTGTTCAATGTTGGGCTCATATTATTTTTATGGTGTGAATGTGCAAAAAGATTTAGACAAAGCAAAAGAATTTAATCAAAAGGCTTTAGAGCTAGATTCTAAAGCGTGTGATGAGCATAGAATGTATGCGTGTGTGTTAAGTGCGGAGATTTATCAGCAAGGATTAAGTGTGCCACAAGATTTAAGCAAAGCAAAAAATTATTATCATCGTGCGTGTGATTTGCACAATCAATTCGCTTGCGATTATGTGCAAAAATTGAAATAA
- a CDS encoding tRNA dihydrouridine synthase has product MIEFNNLLMLAPLAGYTDLPFRSVVKSFGVDITVSEMISSHALVYNNARTLKMIEKSPEEQPYSVQISGSKEEVIKKAVEILNAQGGIDVIDLNCGCPAPKVANHGNGSGLLKDLHLLVKIANLIKDRATTPYTSLKVRLGFDKKIPNEIAQALKDVRSDFVVVHGRTRADGYKKERIDYDAIAHIKQHISMPLIANGEIDSVDKAQKVFSHTGANGVMIGRAAITSPWIFWQIKNHTHDIPPIVKKELILKHFKKMVEFYGERGAIMFRKNLHAYAKGHEGASVFRNVINNVSDVPSIMRHIEEFFACNEVITHKFPQLVHLNKRTS; this is encoded by the coding sequence ATGATAGAATTTAATAATCTCCTTATGCTCGCCCCTCTCGCAGGATACACAGATTTGCCTTTTCGCAGTGTGGTAAAAAGTTTTGGTGTGGATATAACAGTGAGTGAAATGATAAGCTCTCACGCTCTTGTTTATAATAATGCCCGCACACTTAAAATGATTGAAAAATCCCCCGAAGAGCAACCTTATAGCGTGCAAATTTCAGGTTCAAAAGAAGAAGTGATTAAAAAAGCAGTAGAGATTTTAAATGCACAAGGAGGCATTGATGTCATTGATTTAAATTGTGGTTGTCCTGCCCCAAAGGTAGCAAATCACGGCAATGGCAGCGGTTTGCTCAAAGACCTTCATCTTCTTGTTAAAATTGCTAATCTCATTAAAGATAGGGCTACTACACCTTATACGAGCCTCAAAGTGCGCTTGGGTTTTGATAAAAAGATTCCTAATGAAATAGCACAAGCTCTTAAAGATGTGCGTTCAGATTTTGTCGTAGTGCATGGGAGAACGCGTGCAGATGGTTATAAAAAAGAGCGTATTGATTATGATGCTATTGCTCATATTAAGCAACATATATCAATGCCTCTTATTGCTAATGGCGAGATTGATAGCGTGGATAAGGCTCAAAAAGTCTTCTCTCACACGGGAGCAAATGGTGTAATGATAGGCAGAGCAGCTATTACTTCGCCGTGGATTTTTTGGCAGATTAAAAATCACACACACGATATTCCACCTATTGTCAAAAAAGAGCTTATTTTGAAGCATTTTAAAAAAATGGTAGAATTTTATGGTGAGCGTGGGGCGATTATGTTTCGTAAGAATCTCCACGCCTATGCTAAAGGACACGAAGGGGCAAGTGTGTTTAGAAATGTTATTAATAATGTGAGTGATGTTCCTAGCATTATGCGGCATATAGAGGAGTTTTTTGCGTGTAATGAAGTCATAACGCATAAGTTTCCCCAGCTTGTGCATTTAAATAAAAGGACAAGCTAG
- the nspC gene encoding carboxynorspermidine decarboxylase: MRQLSTLLTLPSPAYVLEEEKLNANLALLDSVQQRSGAKILLALKGYAFWRVFENLKCTLSGSTASGLYEARLGYEEIGGANKGKEVCVFSPAYKKEEFESILNYATHIIFNSFYQWQRFKPLIESKNTMLKAHSQAPIEVGLRVNPLYSEVEPPIYNPCIAGSRLGITPNEFQKGVAQYGLDGISGLHFHTHCEQDSAALSRTLPHFEKHFGAYIQGKKWVNFGGGHHITRVDYDCDLLVNLICDFKRRYKDIEIFLEPGEAVGWQVGFLIGEVIDIVQNEISVAILDVSAAAHMPDCLEMPYRPSLIKLSKQTGLESDKGEGKGAYAYRLGGPTCLAGDVIGDYSFDTPLCIGDRVIFEDMLHYTIVKNNTFNGVPLPSLGVIDTQGVWKLLKSFGYEDYKQRN; encoded by the coding sequence ATGCGCCAACTTTCTACACTTCTTACACTTCCCTCTCCAGCGTATGTGCTTGAGGAGGAGAAGCTCAATGCTAATCTCGCGCTTTTAGATTCTGTTCAACAACGAAGTGGTGCAAAAATACTTTTAGCACTCAAAGGTTATGCTTTTTGGCGCGTATTTGAGAATCTTAAATGCACTTTGAGTGGTAGCACAGCAAGTGGCTTATATGAGGCAAGATTAGGGTATGAGGAAATAGGAGGTGCAAATAAGGGCAAAGAAGTGTGTGTGTTTTCTCCTGCGTATAAAAAAGAAGAATTTGAAAGCATTTTAAATTATGCCACACATATTATTTTTAATTCTTTTTATCAATGGCAGAGATTTAAACCACTTATAGAATCTAAAAATACAATGCTTAAGGCACATTCTCAAGCACCTATTGAGGTTGGATTGCGTGTGAATCCTCTTTATAGTGAGGTAGAGCCACCTATTTATAATCCTTGTATTGCGGGTTCTCGTTTGGGTATTACGCCAAATGAATTTCAAAAAGGTGTAGCGCAATATGGATTAGATGGCATTAGTGGATTACATTTTCATACACATTGTGAGCAAGATAGTGCTGCACTTTCTCGCACATTACCACATTTTGAAAAGCATTTTGGTGCATATATTCAGGGAAAGAAATGGGTTAATTTTGGAGGTGGTCATCATATTACGAGGGTAGATTATGATTGTGATTTGCTTGTGAATCTTATTTGTGATTTTAAAAGGCGCTATAAAGATATAGAAATATTTTTAGAGCCCGGTGAAGCTGTGGGGTGGCAAGTGGGATTTTTAATTGGTGAAGTTATAGATATTGTGCAAAATGAAATATCAGTGGCTATACTTGATGTGAGTGCTGCCGCACATATGCCTGATTGCCTTGAAATGCCTTATCGTCCTTCTCTTATAAAGCTCTCCAAACAAACAGGGTTAGAATCTGATAAAGGTGAGGGGAAGGGTGCTTATGCTTATCGCTTAGGTGGTCCAACTTGTTTGGCAGGAGATGTGATAGGCGATTATAGTTTTGATACACCCTTGTGTATAGGTGATAGAGTGATTTTTGAAGATATGCTTCATTATACTATTGTCAAAAATAATACCTTTAATGGTGTGCCACTTCCCTCTCTTGGTGTTATTGACACTCAAGGAGTATGGAAACTCCTTAAAAGCTTTGGTTATGAAGACTATAAACAGAGAAATTAA
- a CDS encoding chemotaxis protein, whose amino-acid sequence MSKTSMSNIDQVTSLHKNNELQLLCFRLEKGKDLYAVNVFKIREVIKYSGALTVVTHENNSLVEGLITIRELTIPLIDMRKWFFYDSNNKSKNLRDYGVKRAAGEEDIIMICEFSRWTIGVRIYEADRILNKKWTEIEQGVGIGGGGHNGKLVSRTRYFDGRLVQVVDIEKMLIDVFPWIEKDKEEGIAKISQIETTRSILLADDSPTVLRTMQLILNKLGVVHHDFINGKHLLDYLFAPTTDINSIGMIITDLEMPEASGFEVIKQVKANPATAHLPIVVNSSMSGSSNEDMARSLNADEFISKSNPVEIEAAVRRFALK is encoded by the coding sequence ATGTCTAAAACAAGTATGTCAAATATTGATCAAGTAACAAGTCTCCACAAGAATAATGAACTTCAACTTCTTTGCTTTCGCCTAGAAAAAGGAAAAGATTTATATGCTGTTAATGTTTTTAAGATTCGTGAAGTGATTAAATATAGTGGTGCGCTTACTGTAGTTACACACGAGAATAATAGTCTTGTGGAAGGACTTATCACAATTCGCGAATTAACTATTCCATTGATTGATATGCGCAAATGGTTTTTTTATGATAGCAATAATAAAAGTAAAAACTTGCGTGATTATGGGGTAAAACGAGCAGCCGGCGAGGAAGATATCATTATGATTTGTGAATTTTCGCGTTGGACGATAGGGGTTAGAATCTACGAAGCAGATAGGATTCTTAACAAAAAATGGACTGAAATAGAGCAAGGTGTGGGTATTGGAGGAGGCGGACATAATGGCAAACTTGTTAGCCGCACACGTTATTTTGATGGGCGCTTGGTGCAAGTAGTAGATATTGAAAAGATGCTTATTGATGTATTTCCGTGGATTGAAAAAGATAAAGAAGAAGGAATTGCTAAAATTTCTCAAATAGAAACGACAAGGAGCATTCTTCTTGCCGATGATAGCCCGACCGTGCTACGCACAATGCAACTTATTTTAAATAAACTTGGCGTAGTGCATCACGACTTTATCAATGGCAAACACTTGCTTGATTATCTTTTTGCGCCTACTACGGATATTAACTCTATTGGTATGATTATTACTGACCTTGAAATGCCTGAAGCAAGTGGTTTTGAAGTTATTAAACAAGTGAAAGCAAATCCTGCTACAGCACATTTACCTATTGTAGTAAATTCATCTATGAGTGGAAGTAGCAACGAAGATATGGCACGTTCCCTTAATGCTGATGAGTTTATCTCTAAATCTAATCCTGTGGAAATTGAAGCCGCAGTAAGGCGCTTTGCTCTCAAATAA
- the pssA gene encoding CDP-diacylglycerol--serine O-phosphatidyltransferase: protein MKFNPLFILPNLFTAGSIFLGVLSVIYASKGKYEIACWLILISMILDGFDGRVARLTNTASKFGVEFDSLADVVAFGVAPAMLLYFYIGMDYGRLGMCVPAIFVIFGAVRLARFNITSSSEPNFFIGLPIPSAAVILMLWVLIDLKYGFIKAYGYEYIMLGGSFIISILMVSNIRYPSFKKIGWNFKSFIAVILLLSIIYIYPQETLCILMSGYVIYGIMRWIVITIRFSMKSNHKDKNT, encoded by the coding sequence ATGAAGTTTAATCCGCTTTTTATTTTACCTAATCTTTTTACTGCAGGAAGTATCTTTTTAGGGGTTTTGAGCGTGATTTATGCTTCAAAAGGGAAGTATGAAATAGCTTGTTGGCTGATTTTAATTTCAATGATATTAGATGGGTTTGATGGTAGAGTTGCACGGCTTACAAATACTGCAAGTAAGTTTGGTGTGGAGTTTGATTCTCTAGCAGATGTGGTAGCATTTGGTGTGGCTCCAGCAATGCTTTTGTATTTTTATATTGGTATGGATTATGGGCGCTTGGGTATGTGTGTCCCAGCTATTTTTGTTATATTTGGTGCAGTGCGTTTGGCGCGTTTTAATATTACTTCAAGTTCAGAACCAAATTTTTTTATTGGATTACCTATTCCTTCGGCTGCGGTAATACTAATGCTATGGGTGCTCATTGATTTAAAATATGGGTTTATAAAAGCTTATGGTTATGAGTATATAATGTTAGGTGGAAGTTTTATTATCAGCATTTTGATGGTAAGCAATATTCGTTATCCGAGCTTTAAGAAGATTGGGTGGAATTTTAAATCTTTTATTGCTGTGATTTTATTGCTTAGCATTATTTATATTTATCCGCAAGAAACATTATGTATATTGATGAGCGGATATGTAATATATGGTATTATGCGTTGGATTGTTATCACAATACGTTTTAGTATGAAGTCTAACCATAAGGACAAAAATACATAA